A window of the Kosakonia radicincitans DSM 16656 genome harbors these coding sequences:
- a CDS encoding flavodoxin family protein, whose translation MSIVVIYYSGYGHTKAVAEKVAEGANATLIAVDNNGDIQESDWQLLNDAKAIIFGAPTYMGGVPWQFKKFADASSKAWFTRAWQDKIFAGFSNSASLNGDKQVSLQYLQTLASQHGGIWVSLGLLPANTLAATREDINNLGGSVGLLVQSPSDAGADKIASGDLDTAVKFGQRVADVASRFN comes from the coding sequence ATGTCTATTGTTGTGATCTATTATTCTGGTTACGGGCACACTAAAGCGGTTGCCGAGAAAGTCGCCGAAGGGGCAAATGCAACGCTGATCGCTGTGGATAATAACGGTGATATTCAGGAAAGCGACTGGCAATTACTGAACGACGCCAAAGCCATTATTTTTGGTGCCCCAACGTATATGGGCGGCGTGCCATGGCAGTTTAAGAAATTCGCTGATGCCAGCTCTAAAGCCTGGTTTACCCGCGCCTGGCAGGACAAAATATTTGCCGGTTTCAGCAACAGCGCCAGCCTGAACGGTGACAAACAGGTTTCGCTGCAATACCTGCAAACGCTGGCATCACAGCATGGCGGCATCTGGGTGAGCCTGGGCCTGCTGCCAGCGAACACGCTTGCTGCAACCCGCGAAGACATCAACAACCTCGGCGGTTCTGTCGGCCTGCTGGTGCAATCGCCGTCTGATGCAGGCGCCGATAAAATCGCCTCCGGCGACCTCGATACCGCAGTGAAATTCGGCCAGCGCGTGGCCGATGTAGCGAGCCGTTTTAATTAA
- a CDS encoding putative T6SS immunity periplasmic lipoprotein, whose translation MKNIILFLFLLPCLFTLTGCPGQGDRLQADEITTVQKSGNNLCFLVPDAGEYQPTILTIGQRNKPAEKMWRGGNPDLKVEDGQLCIPPALYTFPEQGQFVIRYVLKSGQENMPLRSVVAAIEVSKTGVRNLPLQSNEGVRPYQ comes from the coding sequence ATGAAAAACATAATCTTGTTTTTATTCTTACTTCCATGTTTATTTACATTGACAGGATGCCCAGGTCAGGGCGACAGATTACAAGCCGATGAAATAACCACAGTACAAAAATCAGGAAATAATCTCTGTTTTCTGGTGCCTGACGCGGGTGAATATCAGCCAACCATACTGACAATTGGTCAACGCAATAAACCAGCAGAAAAAATGTGGCGTGGCGGTAATCCCGATTTGAAAGTAGAGGATGGCCAATTGTGTATTCCCCCTGCGCTGTATACTTTTCCTGAGCAGGGCCAATTTGTTATCCGCTACGTCCTGAAATCCGGTCAGGAGAATATGCCTTTGAGAAGTGTCGTAGCCGCGATTGAAGTATCTAAAACCGGCGTACGTAATCTCCCGCTCCAGAGTAATGAAGGTGTCAGACCGTATCAATAG
- a CDS encoding HNH endonuclease: protein MSTPEEGLLEVAWYMSKYGLEDPPTIFGVGQWNEAYALFYPRFGAGKSSEEFYNSLKNCRDRFDSWMTNPRRGWRNPDGTPRELPVASQRVMERMNALAEPMAEQRVLSWIMADSFEQTQQDVQLIRKDKGLDETTRERLVAARLGQGDFRKGCLAHYPACPITGISFQPVLRASHIKPWSACNTGTERLDHFNGIMLAAHIDVLFDQGWMSFEDNGRLLVSDELNAEVIEQLQLLNRHGFNRHLRVI, encoded by the coding sequence ATGAGCACGCCAGAAGAAGGGCTCCTGGAAGTTGCCTGGTATATGTCGAAATATGGGTTGGAAGATCCGCCGACGATATTTGGTGTCGGGCAATGGAATGAAGCCTACGCCCTCTTCTATCCGAGATTTGGTGCGGGCAAATCATCAGAGGAATTTTACAATAGTCTTAAAAACTGTCGTGATCGATTTGACTCATGGATGACAAACCCTCGCAGAGGCTGGCGTAACCCTGATGGCACTCCGAGGGAACTGCCCGTCGCTTCTCAACGTGTTATGGAAAGAATGAATGCGCTTGCAGAACCTATGGCGGAACAACGTGTTTTGTCATGGATAATGGCAGACTCCTTTGAACAAACACAACAAGATGTGCAACTTATCCGTAAAGATAAAGGTCTCGACGAAACGACAAGAGAGAGATTGGTTGCCGCTCGGCTGGGTCAGGGAGACTTCAGAAAGGGCTGTTTAGCCCATTACCCTGCCTGCCCCATTACTGGAATCTCCTTTCAACCGGTGTTAAGGGCCAGCCACATAAAACCCTGGTCAGCATGTAACACAGGAACAGAACGTCTCGATCACTTTAACGGAATAATGCTGGCAGCGCATATTGATGTACTTTTCGATCAAGGTTGGATGTCGTTTGAAGATAATGGGCGACTCTTAGTCAGTGATGAACTAAATGCTGAAGTGATAGAACAATTACAATTACTGAATCGCCACGGGTTTAACAGACACCTCAGAGTCATTTAA
- a CDS encoding IS3 family transposase (programmed frameshift), translating to MSGKRYPEEFKTEAVKQVVDRGYSVASVATRLDITTHSLYAWIKKYGPDSSTNKEQSDAQAEIRRLQKELKRVTDERDIFKKSRGVLRKAVRLRYAFIRDNSCCWPVRLLCRVLDVHPSGFYAWLQQPHSQRHQADLRLTGQIKQFWLESGCVYGYRKIHLDLRDSGQQCGVNRVWRLMKRVGIKAQVGYRSPRARKGEASIVSPNRLQRQFNPDAPDERWVTDITYIRTHEGWLYLAVVVDLFSRKIIGWSMQSRMTKDIVLNALLMAVWRRNPEKQVLVHSDQGSQYTSHEWQSFLKSHGLEGSMSRRGNCHDNAVAESFFQLLKRERIKKKIYGTREEARSDIFDYIEMFYNSKRRHGSSEQMSPTEYENQYYQRLGSV from the exons ATGAGCGGTAAGCGTTATCCCGAAGAGTTTAAAACTGAAGCAGTCAAACAGGTTGTTGATCGCGGTTATTCTGTTGCCAGCGTTGCAACACGTCTCGATATCACCACCCACAGCCTTTATGCCTGGATAAAGAAGTACGGTCCGGATTCTTCCACTAATAAAGAACAGTCAGATGCTCAGGCCGAGATCCGCCGTCTCCAGAAAGAGCTGAAACGGGTTACCGACGAACGGGACATAT TTAAAAAAAGCCGCGGCGTACTTCGCAAAGCTGTCCGACTGAGGTACGCCTTTATCCGTGACAACTCCTGTTGCTGGCCTGTTCGCCTGCTCTGTCGGGTGCTGGATGTTCATCCCAGTGGTTTTTACGCCTGGCTTCAGCAGCCGCATTCACAACGCCATCAGGCAGACCTGAGACTGACAGGACAGATTAAACAGTTCTGGCTGGAGTCGGGATGCGTCTATGGTTATCGCAAAATCCATCTGGATCTGCGTGACAGCGGGCAACAGTGCGGAGTAAACAGAGTCTGGAGACTGATGAAACGTGTCGGAATAAAGGCTCAGGTCGGATACCGAAGCCCGCGGGCACGTAAAGGCGAGGCCAGTATCGTGTCACCCAACAGGCTCCAGCGACAGTTCAATCCGGATGCTCCTGATGAGCGTTGGGTAACGGACATAACCTACATCAGGACCCACGAAGGCTGGCTGTATCTTGCCGTTGTTGTTGATCTGTTCTCACGCAAAATTATCGGCTGGTCCATGCAATCCCGGATGACAAAGGACATTGTCCTGAACGCACTGCTGATGGCTGTATGGCGGCGTAATCCCGAAAAACAGGTGCTGGTTCATTCGGATCAGGGCAGTCAGTACACAAGCCATGAGTGGCAGTCGTTCCTGAAATCACACGGCCTGGAGGGTAGCATGAGCCGTCGCGGTAACTGCCATGATAATGCGGTTGCAGAAAGTTTTTTCCAGTTGTTGAAACGTGAACGGATAAAGAAAAAGATCTACGGAACGCGGGAAGAAGCCCGCAGTGATATTTTTGATTACATCGAAATGTTTTATAACAGTAAGCGTCGGCATGGTTCTAGCGAACAGATGTCACCGACAGAATATGAAAACCAGTATTATCAACGGCTCGGAAGTGTCTAG
- the zorC gene encoding type I Zorya anti-phage system protein ZorC encodes MISALSRLSSDIAATVKRHIDTEAAAFGDFPKLRAAEQYLSVKMEKSERTTVPPLTKRLKAITALRQLKVLTRYDWQLIFAGLADSDPDAAFPVLLEDDSLYNRVEQEIQQRIDSKKLKRREWKFLCSSYFGYHAKKPDENNNWCSLRDQLRIGYGVIKGQVRREKRWMAVIDEYQDLFTPDAGNLLANKMSAGELVDFSALETVAQVPDNSWLWYRAFVVLLAKILELDDDAFKEHLPNLLELARQRERYKNLILRACLMQYYRSSFRNTPHPQLKQMALENWGSPQLHSKQNLWLTHLKDPDTSEKICGMVRSWLAKEDLTHFFQLLKGKDDVDQARLFYWLRFANQMGFTRIVIGQDARQNMHSDFVAFRQKNKGRLSTLSGGNSADNAVIMQIGNYLFVEFSRTGNALYVYELSSAPFNPEKSDLHLNYELKAGAIKHRHAPTAYGYSDNHLTGWMVNYEDELRRLGIRYQPSDIVVSPSPSPSPSPISTNMVNPPPADAMQGSREQAIRSLLKQLDATVSDKRNIGGALHVRLSSRNAEVVEKLVRLGFKQKNGDPLTFWSK; translated from the coding sequence ATGATCTCCGCGTTATCTCGCTTATCGTCAGATATTGCTGCCACCGTTAAACGGCATATTGACACGGAAGCGGCTGCTTTTGGCGATTTCCCTAAGCTCAGGGCTGCAGAGCAATATCTGTCCGTCAAAATGGAGAAAAGCGAGCGCACGACAGTCCCTCCGCTGACAAAACGACTTAAAGCGATCACTGCGCTTCGCCAGTTGAAAGTGCTAACGAGGTACGACTGGCAACTGATATTTGCGGGCCTGGCTGATAGCGATCCCGATGCGGCATTTCCGGTTCTGCTGGAGGATGATTCGCTTTATAACCGGGTTGAACAAGAGATTCAGCAGCGTATTGATAGCAAAAAACTCAAACGGCGCGAATGGAAGTTTTTATGTAGCAGTTATTTTGGCTATCACGCGAAAAAGCCCGACGAGAATAACAATTGGTGTTCGTTACGCGATCAACTTCGTATTGGTTATGGCGTGATTAAGGGTCAGGTGCGTCGAGAAAAACGCTGGATGGCGGTAATAGATGAATATCAGGATCTGTTCACGCCAGATGCCGGGAACTTATTGGCAAATAAAATGAGTGCTGGCGAGCTGGTCGATTTTTCAGCGCTGGAGACCGTGGCTCAGGTTCCCGATAATAGCTGGCTTTGGTACCGGGCCTTTGTTGTTCTGCTGGCAAAGATCTTAGAGCTGGATGATGACGCATTTAAAGAACATCTGCCCAACCTGCTGGAACTCGCTCGCCAGCGCGAAAGGTATAAAAATCTCATCTTACGTGCGTGTTTAATGCAGTATTACCGCTCTTCTTTCAGAAATACTCCGCATCCACAGCTTAAGCAAATGGCACTGGAAAACTGGGGAAGCCCGCAATTACACAGTAAACAAAACCTCTGGCTTACTCATTTGAAAGATCCTGATACCAGCGAGAAAATTTGCGGCATGGTACGCAGCTGGCTGGCGAAAGAGGATTTAACGCATTTCTTCCAGTTGCTGAAGGGGAAAGATGATGTGGATCAGGCCCGTTTGTTCTATTGGTTACGGTTTGCCAATCAGATGGGATTCACACGGATAGTAATAGGGCAGGATGCCCGTCAGAATATGCATTCCGATTTTGTTGCATTCAGGCAAAAAAATAAGGGACGGTTAAGCACTCTGTCTGGAGGAAATAGTGCAGATAATGCCGTAATTATGCAGATCGGTAATTATCTTTTTGTTGAGTTTTCTCGTACAGGCAATGCGTTATATGTTTATGAGTTGTCTTCTGCACCGTTTAACCCGGAAAAAAGCGACCTGCATTTAAATTATGAATTAAAAGCGGGAGCGATAAAGCATCGTCATGCACCAACAGCTTATGGCTATAGCGATAATCATCTCACCGGATGGATGGTTAACTATGAGGATGAGCTTCGCCGATTAGGTATCCGATACCAGCCTTCGGATATAGTTGTATCGCCATCGCCATCGCCATCGCCATCGCCAATATCGACAAACATGGTAAATCCGCCGCCCGCTGATGCAATGCAAGGCTCCCGTGAGCAAGCGATTCGCAGCTTGCTTAAACAGCTCGATGCCACTGTGAGTGACAAACGTAATATTGGCGGTGCCCTGCATGTTCGGCTTTCCTCACGTAATGCAGAAGTCGTTGAAAAGCTTGTCCGCTTAGGTTTTAAACAAAAAAATGGCGATCCACTGACCTTCTGGAGTAAATAA